The Dehalogenimonas sp. 4OHTPN genome window below encodes:
- the carB gene encoding carbamoyl-phosphate synthase large subunit: MPVKPSKVLIIGSGPIVIGQAAEFDYAGTQACKAMREEGVTSVLVNSNPATIMTDEEIADIVYIEPLTVESVARIIERERPDGLLPTLGGQTGLNLAVDLAEAGVLEKYNVRVLGTPIETIKKAEDRELFKQLLLSIGEHVPPSETVTTLEDAKRVAEKLGLPLIIRPAYTLGGTGGGIARDMDEFDEIAAGGIAASPIHQILVEKSIAGWKEIEYEVMRDAANNCITVCNMENFDPVGVHTGDSIVIAPSQTLTNKEYQMLRTASIKIIRALGIEGGCNIQYGLDPYSDTYYVIEVNPRVSRSSALASKATGYPIARVAAKIAVGKTLDEIPNAVTGKTAASFEPALDYVVVKIPRWPFDKFATGDRAINTQMKATGEVMAIDRTFEAAFQKAIRSLEFGKKSILWEDPSWVLGDDVSGYPLKPTDLRLWAIMAALRRGITPQVIFEVTRIDLWFLYKMLNIVGMEKRLLSETLSPDLLRDAKRLGFGDEQIATLADRLPEQVRDLRKQWNILPTYKMVDTCAAEFDAETPYFYSTYETENEAVADICDKALVIGSGPIRIGQGIEFDYCSVHAAMALSKAGYQSIMANSNPETVSTDFDTSNRLYFEPLDNESVRDILDNENIGCLNPTPSICQFGGQTAINLAEPLTRTGNPIIGSSSETIDLAEDRRRFEAFLSELDIPQAPGAGITTLDEGLNIASLIGYPVLVRPSYVLGGRAMEIVYDATELVRFMKLAMELQTGHPVLIDKYLMGKEVEVDAIADGERVLIPGIMEHIERAGVHSGDSMAAYPGLNLSPEETSTIVDYTTRIGLAMNVRGLMNVQFVITRDNGQSKVYILEVNPRGSRTVPFLSKVTGVPMVDVAVNVMLGRSLKAQGYDGGLWPARPLVAIKAPVFSMAKLIGVDTYLGPEMKSTGEVMGIDHDFKGALIKALMAAGLALPPEGAILLSIADRDKAEALPLIRKLHAIGYHLIATEGTAAMIEVAGMPVKKISKKLSEGHPNIVDMVRHGTVSGVINTSTGGRVPLRDGFHIRRAAAEKRVPCFTSLDTARVAIDALADRGYNYSIKPMPEYRKC; encoded by the coding sequence ATGCCCGTTAAACCTTCTAAAGTCCTGATCATCGGAAGCGGGCCGATCGTCATCGGCCAGGCGGCGGAGTTCGACTACGCCGGCACTCAGGCTTGCAAGGCGATGCGCGAAGAAGGCGTGACCTCCGTGCTGGTCAACTCCAACCCGGCCACCATTATGACCGATGAAGAGATCGCCGACATAGTCTACATCGAACCCCTGACCGTGGAGTCCGTGGCCCGCATCATCGAGCGAGAGCGCCCAGACGGCCTCCTGCCGACACTGGGCGGCCAGACCGGCCTCAACCTGGCCGTGGATCTGGCCGAAGCCGGCGTGCTCGAAAAATACAACGTCCGCGTCTTGGGCACGCCCATCGAGACCATCAAGAAGGCTGAGGACCGCGAACTGTTCAAGCAACTGCTGCTGTCCATCGGCGAGCATGTGCCGCCGTCCGAGACGGTGACCACTCTGGAGGACGCCAAGCGGGTAGCCGAGAAGCTAGGTTTGCCGCTGATCATCCGCCCGGCCTATACTCTGGGCGGCACCGGCGGCGGCATCGCCAGGGATATGGACGAATTCGACGAGATCGCCGCCGGCGGCATCGCCGCCTCGCCCATCCACCAGATACTGGTGGAGAAATCCATCGCGGGCTGGAAAGAGATCGAGTACGAGGTGATGCGGGACGCGGCCAATAACTGCATCACAGTGTGCAACATGGAGAACTTCGATCCGGTGGGCGTCCATACCGGAGATTCCATCGTCATCGCCCCATCCCAGACGCTGACCAACAAGGAATACCAGATGCTGCGTACCGCCAGCATCAAGATCATCCGGGCTTTGGGCATCGAAGGCGGCTGCAACATCCAATACGGGCTGGACCCGTACAGCGACACCTATTACGTCATCGAGGTCAACCCCCGGGTCAGCCGAAGCTCGGCCCTGGCTTCCAAGGCGACGGGCTATCCCATTGCCCGGGTGGCGGCCAAGATCGCCGTCGGTAAAACACTCGACGAGATCCCTAATGCCGTCACCGGCAAAACGGCGGCTTCCTTCGAACCGGCGCTGGATTATGTTGTGGTCAAGATTCCGCGCTGGCCTTTCGACAAATTCGCCACCGGCGACCGGGCGATCAATACCCAGATGAAAGCCACCGGCGAAGTCATGGCCATCGACCGCACTTTCGAAGCAGCTTTCCAGAAAGCAATCCGCAGCCTGGAGTTCGGCAAGAAGTCCATTCTCTGGGAGGATCCGTCCTGGGTGCTGGGCGACGACGTCTCCGGCTACCCGTTGAAACCGACCGACCTCAGGCTCTGGGCAATCATGGCGGCGCTGCGGCGGGGGATCACGCCCCAGGTCATTTTCGAGGTGACCAGGATTGACCTCTGGTTCCTCTATAAGATGCTGAACATCGTCGGCATGGAGAAAAGGCTGCTGTCCGAGACGCTGTCACCCGACCTGCTGCGCGACGCCAAACGGCTGGGCTTCGGCGACGAGCAGATCGCCACCTTAGCCGACCGGTTGCCGGAGCAGGTGCGCGATCTCAGAAAGCAGTGGAACATCCTGCCGACCTACAAGATGGTGGACACCTGCGCCGCCGAGTTCGACGCCGAGACGCCCTATTTCTACTCGACCTACGAGACCGAGAATGAGGCCGTTGCCGACATCTGTGACAAGGCGCTGGTCATTGGCTCCGGACCCATCCGCATCGGCCAGGGCATCGAGTTCGACTACTGCTCGGTGCACGCCGCTATGGCGCTTTCGAAAGCCGGATACCAGTCAATCATGGCAAACTCCAACCCGGAGACGGTGTCCACCGATTTCGACACCTCAAACCGGCTGTATTTCGAGCCACTCGACAATGAAAGCGTACGCGATATACTCGATAATGAAAATATCGGCTGCCTGAACCCTACGCCGTCCATCTGCCAGTTCGGCGGCCAGACGGCCATCAACCTAGCCGAGCCTCTGACTCGGACCGGAAATCCCATTATAGGCTCGTCATCGGAGACTATCGACCTAGCCGAAGACCGGCGCCGTTTCGAGGCCTTCTTATCCGAACTGGATATTCCGCAGGCACCGGGCGCCGGGATAACGACCCTCGACGAAGGCCTTAACATTGCCAGCCTCATCGGCTATCCGGTGCTGGTGCGGCCCAGCTACGTCCTGGGCGGCCGGGCTATGGAGATCGTCTACGACGCTACCGAGCTGGTACGCTTCATGAAGCTGGCGATGGAACTCCAGACCGGACACCCGGTGCTCATCGACAAGTATCTCATGGGCAAGGAGGTGGAGGTCGATGCCATCGCCGACGGCGAGCGGGTGCTTATCCCCGGTATCATGGAACACATCGAGCGCGCCGGCGTCCACTCCGGGGACTCAATGGCGGCCTACCCTGGCTTGAACCTATCGCCTGAGGAGACCTCAACCATAGTCGATTACACCACTCGCATAGGACTGGCGATGAACGTCCGAGGCCTGATGAACGTCCAGTTCGTCATCACCCGCGACAACGGCCAGAGCAAGGTTTACATCCTGGAGGTCAACCCTCGCGGCTCACGTACCGTGCCCTTCCTATCCAAGGTCACCGGCGTGCCGATGGTGGACGTGGCGGTCAACGTCATGCTGGGCAGGAGCCTCAAAGCACAGGGCTATGACGGCGGCCTCTGGCCAGCCCGGCCTCTGGTTGCCATCAAAGCGCCGGTTTTCTCCATGGCCAAGCTCATTGGCGTCGACACCTACTTAGGTCCGGAGATGAAATCCACCGGAGAGGTCATGGGCATCGACCATGATTTCAAAGGCGCTCTCATCAAAGCTCTCATGGCCGCCGGGCTGGCACTGCCGCCGGAAGGCGCCATCTTGCTGTCCATCGCCGACCGGGACAAAGCCGAGGCGCTGCCGCTCATCCGCAAGCTGCACGCCATCGGCTACCACCTGATTGCCACCGAAGGTACCGCCGCAATGATCGAGGTGGCCGGCATGCCGGTCAAGAAAATTTCCAAGAAGCTGTCGGAAGGCCATCCCAACATCGTCGACATGGTACGGCACGGCACCGTCTCCGGAGTGATTAACACCTCCACCGGCGGCCGGGTACCGCTGCGCGACGGCTTCCACATCAGGCGCGCCGCCGCCGAGAAACGCGTCCCCTGCTTTACCTCTTTGGATACGGCGCGGGTGGCGATCGACGCCCTGGCTGACAGGGGTTACAATTACAGCATCAAGCCGATGCCGGAATACCGCAAATGCTAA
- the carA gene encoding glutamine-hydrolyzing carbamoyl-phosphate synthase small subunit, translating into MTKRAILVLADGSVFEGNSFGAEKDAFGEVVFATAMTGYQEMLTDPSFAGQILIPTYPLIGNYGVNPADWESDRVQVRGFVVREECANPSNYQCKATIEDYLKQGNTPGIWGLDTRAITRKIRSRGAMMGMITTDKTPGQALEMLLSFPDYGSTDFVKEVSAKEPYEWDSADLPDESPRVALLDCGCKFNIMRILRRHGCRVTAFPCTATAEEMLTINPDGILLSPGPGDPELLDYATATVKGLIDSGKPIMGICLGNQLVARAFGGRNFKLKFGHRGGNQPVKDLLTGRVHITAQNHGYAVDPESIEGSGLEVTHINLNDGTVEGMRHRTLPIFTIQYHSEASPGPLDNMYLFEQLLNMMGRTDAR; encoded by the coding sequence ATGACCAAACGCGCCATTCTGGTCCTGGCCGACGGTTCGGTCTTCGAGGGAAATAGCTTCGGGGCGGAGAAAGACGCCTTCGGCGAGGTGGTTTTTGCCACCGCCATGACAGGTTACCAGGAGATGCTGACCGACCCGTCCTTTGCCGGCCAGATACTCATCCCGACTTACCCGCTTATAGGCAACTACGGTGTCAATCCCGCCGACTGGGAATCAGACAGGGTCCAGGTGCGCGGTTTCGTGGTGCGCGAGGAGTGTGCCAATCCGTCCAACTACCAATGCAAGGCAACCATCGAAGATTACCTGAAGCAGGGCAACACCCCGGGTATCTGGGGTCTGGACACCCGCGCCATCACGCGTAAAATCCGCAGCCGAGGCGCCATGATGGGCATGATCACCACCGACAAAACGCCCGGCCAGGCGCTGGAAATGCTTCTTTCTTTCCCGGACTACGGCTCTACCGATTTTGTGAAGGAAGTATCAGCCAAGGAACCTTATGAATGGGACTCAGCGGATTTACCGGATGAATCCCCCCGCGTCGCCCTGCTGGACTGCGGCTGCAAATTCAATATCATGCGCATCCTGCGGCGGCACGGCTGCCGGGTAACAGCCTTTCCCTGCACTGCCACGGCTGAAGAAATGCTCACCATCAATCCGGACGGTATTTTGCTTTCCCCAGGCCCCGGTGACCCGGAACTACTGGATTATGCTACTGCGACGGTCAAGGGGCTTATCGACAGCGGCAAGCCAATCATGGGCATCTGCCTGGGGAATCAACTCGTCGCCCGAGCTTTCGGCGGTCGTAACTTCAAGCTCAAGTTCGGCCACCGCGGCGGCAACCAGCCGGTCAAAGACCTGCTCACCGGGCGCGTCCATATCACCGCCCAGAACCACGGCTACGCCGTCGATCCGGAGTCCATCGAGGGCAGCGGGCTGGAAGTGACCCATATCAACCTCAACGACGGCACTGTGGAAGGCATGCGCCATAGAACACTGCCCATCTTCACCATCCAATACCACAGCGAGGCATCCCCCGGGCCGCTGGACAATATGTACCTATTCGAACAGCTTTTAAACATGATGGGGAGGACTGATGCCCGTTAA
- a CDS encoding dihydroorotase, whose protein sequence is MKHILIHNGRLIDPANGIDGLFDIALAGGTIAWVGNDEPPAGDYEVINASGQVVAPGFIDLHTHLRQPGFENKETIATGTRAAARGGFTTVCAMPNTSPAVDNRTVVDYVNCVASSEAAARVLQIGSISKGRKGESLAELGEMAAAGVIGFSDDGSSVPTSRLLKQAMEYAAGLGLPIIEHCEDASLADGGQVNEGIVATRLGLAGIPNAAEDAIVARDIALAKLTGARLHLCHISTRGAVGLIRHAKADGVKVTAEVTPHHLTMTEELCLGYDTNAKVNPPLRTQTDIDALIEGLLDGAIDAIATDHAPHTGNDKCCEFALAPFGISGLETAFGSLMKLVHSGKLPMPLIIGKLTAAPARIIGEHHGVTGSLGVGDPADIVIFDPKAEWTVDPGKFASRGRNTPLAGERLKGRVTATLCRGNIVYREGI, encoded by the coding sequence ATGAAACACATTTTAATCCACAACGGCCGGCTCATTGACCCGGCAAACGGCATTGACGGCCTGTTCGACATCGCTTTAGCAGGCGGCACGATCGCCTGGGTCGGCAATGACGAGCCGCCCGCGGGCGACTACGAAGTCATTAACGCATCGGGGCAGGTCGTCGCCCCCGGCTTTATCGACCTGCACACCCACCTGCGCCAGCCAGGCTTTGAGAACAAGGAGACCATCGCCACCGGGACCAGGGCGGCGGCCCGCGGAGGCTTTACCACGGTCTGTGCCATGCCCAATACCAGCCCGGCAGTAGACAACCGAACCGTCGTTGATTATGTCAATTGTGTCGCCTCCAGCGAGGCTGCGGCGCGGGTACTGCAAATCGGCAGCATCAGCAAAGGACGCAAAGGCGAAAGCCTGGCCGAGCTGGGTGAAATGGCCGCGGCCGGGGTCATCGGCTTTTCTGACGATGGATCGAGCGTCCCGACCTCGCGGCTACTCAAACAAGCCATGGAGTATGCCGCCGGCCTCGGCTTACCCATTATTGAACACTGCGAGGATGCCAGCCTGGCAGACGGCGGACAGGTCAACGAAGGGATTGTCGCCACTCGCTTAGGGCTGGCCGGCATCCCCAACGCTGCCGAGGACGCCATCGTCGCCCGTGATATTGCCCTGGCTAAACTCACCGGCGCCCGGCTGCACCTGTGCCATATCAGCACCAGGGGCGCTGTCGGTCTTATACGACATGCCAAAGCCGATGGAGTCAAGGTTACCGCCGAAGTTACCCCCCATCACCTAACCATGACCGAAGAGTTGTGTTTGGGCTATGACACCAATGCCAAGGTCAACCCGCCGCTGCGGACGCAAACAGATATCGATGCCCTCATCGAAGGGCTGCTTGACGGCGCCATCGACGCCATCGCCACGGACCACGCCCCGCATACCGGGAACGACAAGTGCTGCGAATTCGCCCTGGCCCCATTCGGCATCTCCGGGTTAGAAACAGCTTTCGGCAGCCTGATGAAGCTGGTTCATAGCGGCAAACTGCCTATGCCGCTGATTATCGGAAAACTGACGGCTGCACCGGCACGGATTATCGGTGAACACCATGGGGTCACAGGTTCACTGGGCGTAGGCGATCCGGCAGATATCGTCATCTTTGACCCGAAAGCCGAGTGGACGGTCGATCCAGGCAAATTCGCCTCCAGGGGCAGAAACACACCGCTGGCCGGAGAGAGACTCAAGGGCAGGGTGACAGCAACTCTCTGCCGAGGCAACATCGTCTATCGAGAAGGAATCTAA
- a CDS encoding aspartate carbamoyltransferase catalytic subunit, which translates to MLDETAAKPNAWNHRHLLDVDDFSAEEFQLVFETADAMREILARPIKKVPALRGQTVVNLFYENSTRTRASFEIAAKNLSADVLNVTSTASSIAKGESLIDTLKTLEALGANIIVMRHNLSGAPHVAAKYSKANIINAGDGWHAHPTQALLDLYTIRKHKGNLNGLKVAIIGDVRHSRVAHSNIWGMTRLGMKVTVCGPPTLLPYGLDNPCGLFPEVRIETDVEKAVENADVVMALRLQRERQQSGLLPSVAEYVRRFQVSQDRLKRAKSDVLVMHPGPVNEDIELAAESAYGDKSVINEQVQNGVAVRMAVLYLLTGKQGEL; encoded by the coding sequence ATGCTAGATGAAACCGCGGCTAAGCCGAATGCCTGGAACCACCGCCACCTGCTTGACGTCGATGATTTTTCGGCGGAAGAATTTCAGCTTGTGTTCGAGACCGCTGATGCAATGAGAGAAATACTTGCCCGGCCGATCAAGAAGGTGCCGGCGCTGCGCGGCCAAACGGTGGTCAACCTCTTCTATGAAAACTCCACCCGTACCCGGGCTTCGTTCGAAATCGCCGCCAAGAATCTGTCCGCCGACGTTTTGAACGTCACCTCCACAGCCTCCTCCATCGCAAAAGGCGAAAGTCTCATCGACACCCTGAAAACGCTGGAAGCCCTGGGAGCCAACATCATCGTCATGCGTCACAACCTCTCCGGCGCGCCCCATGTTGCCGCTAAATACAGCAAAGCCAACATCATCAACGCCGGAGACGGTTGGCACGCTCACCCGACTCAAGCACTACTCGACCTTTATACCATAAGAAAACACAAAGGCAATCTCAACGGACTGAAAGTTGCCATAATCGGCGACGTCCGCCACAGCCGGGTAGCCCACTCCAACATCTGGGGTATGACCCGATTAGGCATGAAGGTCACCGTCTGCGGCCCGCCGACCCTCCTACCTTACGGCCTGGACAACCCGTGCGGGCTTTTTCCCGAGGTTCGCATCGAGACAGATGTCGAAAAGGCCGTCGAGAACGCCGATGTGGTCATGGCTTTACGGCTGCAACGGGAGCGCCAGCAAAGCGGCCTCCTGCCCTCGGTAGCGGAATACGTGCGGCGGTTCCAGGTCAGCCAGGACAGACTGAAGAGAGCAAAAAGCGATGTCCTGGTGATGCACCCCGGCCCGGTCAACGAGGACATCGAACTGGCCGCCGAATCAGCCTACGGGGATAAATCGGTCATTAACGAACAGGTGCAGAACGGCGTGGCCGTTCGTATGGCGGTTCTGTATCTCCTGACCGGGAAGCAGGGCGAGCTATGA
- the pyrR gene encoding bifunctional pyr operon transcriptional regulator/uracil phosphoribosyltransferase PyrR, with amino-acid sequence MPAKTVMTAEDMRRTLSRMAHEIVERNRDIKSLVLVGMQTRGVPLANRLAGLIADFEKAQVPVGALDFSLYRDDLNRRNFQPQVKSTDIPVDVDGKVIILVDDVLYTGRSTRAAMDALIDYGRPRVIQLAVLIDRGHRELPIRADYVGKNIPSAASEDVRVKLAETDGGDEVVIA; translated from the coding sequence ATGCCAGCAAAAACGGTGATGACGGCCGAGGACATGCGGCGGACGCTGTCCCGCATGGCCCATGAGATCGTCGAGCGCAACAGGGACATCAAGTCGCTCGTTCTGGTTGGGATGCAGACCCGCGGCGTGCCGCTGGCAAACCGTCTGGCCGGGCTTATCGCCGACTTTGAAAAAGCGCAGGTACCGGTGGGCGCCCTGGATTTCTCTCTCTACCGCGACGATTTGAACCGCCGCAACTTTCAGCCGCAGGTCAAATCCACCGACATCCCCGTAGACGTCGACGGCAAGGTCATCATCCTGGTCGACGATGTCCTCTACACCGGCCGCTCCACCCGCGCCGCAATGGACGCCCTCATCGACTACGGACGGCCGCGGGTCATCCAATTGGCGGTGTTGATCGACCGCGGTCACCGCGAACTGCCGATCCGTGCCGATTACGTCGGCAAAAATATCCCTTCGGCGGCGTCCGAGGATGTCAGGGTAAAACTCGCCGAAACCGACGGCGGCGATGAAGTGGTCATCGCCTGA